Below is a window of Deltaproteobacteria bacterium HGW-Deltaproteobacteria-2 DNA.
ACAACACCTCCGACCAAGCCCCCAAAAGTCGTGCTTTGATACTCGTAATCGAAGCGGGAAGGCGTCCTTACCGACCGTGATGCTGATGCCCAGAATGTCTGTTCACTGGTAGGCGTCCAGAGCAAACGCGCGCTGGGTTGAATCACAAATCCTGTTACGTCGTTATGTTCTATCTTGGAACCCAGGATAAAGTGCAGGCGGTTTCTAATCAGCTCAATGTCGTCCTGGATGAAAGCGCTGTAGAGGTTGAATGTTTCATCCTCGGGACGAAAAAAGGATGTATCCAATCCTGACGTCTTGCTGTTAGTGAAACGGTACCCCACCCCCCAGGTAATCTGCTGCCGCCAGATCCAGGGGAAACGGTGCTGGAAATCCAAATCCACGATGTCTGTGTCGGAATTATAGAGGATATCCTGATGATTGACTTTGTCATAGTAAATTTGAAACGCTAAATCGGATTTCTCACCCAGCTTTCTTTGCCAGCGAGCAACAACATTTCCTCCGTAGGAGTCATCTTTATCTGTAACGATCTGTGAATAAGGCGCACTGTAAGACGAAACGCTGCCGTAAAGTCCTATTCTCGCACTGTGAAAATCGCCATGAACGGTCAGGGAGTCATTTTCGGATAGATCTTTATCGGCGCGGAAGCCCACCTGTCCCATCTGCCATTCATCATATTTGTCCATATCGGGATTGTCATGATTGAGGCCATCACGATCAGAGTATTTGGCGTAAACGCGGTAATATAATCCCCCTTTACTTTTTCCTCCATAACGGACATTTCCGAATATTCTTTCCAAGGTTCCGGCGCCTAATGACACGATCCCGCCCTGGGTATCCTTTGCGCTCTTGGTTATGATGTTGACGATGCCGGAGATGGCGTTCGCCCCCCAGTAAGTGCCGCCGGGTCCCCGAACAATCTCGATGCGTTCCACATCTGCCAGCATCACGTCGTTGTCTTCCCAGTAGACGCCGCCGAAGACAGGGGTATAGATGCTCCGACCGTCAATCAGTACCAGAACTGTCCTCGTAAGCCGCGTGGCGGTACCACGTATCGAGACAGCCCATTTGTTGGAGTCGATGCGTTCCACATCGACTCCCGGCGCCATGCGCAGCACCTCCGGGATATTGGTAGCGCCTGATCTTCGGATATCCTCGTCGGTAATAACATATATTGCCGCCGGTGTCTCAAAATACTTATTCGGTTCCTTTGATACAATCGTCACTTCAATGTTCATCAGATTCTCGATGCTCATTTCCGTCAGATCGTGACCGAGTTGTGGACCCTTTTTGATTTCATCGGAGAACACCGGACTTGCCAGAAATACAACCACAGCAGCAGAAAGGATTATTTTCACAGGTATTCTTCTGTGATGTGGCAGGAAGGTCACCTTGCCACAGTATTCAAATAAAGCAGTATCATGAAGCACCTTCTTAAAAGCACCCGACAGGCTCTGCGAAATTTTCCTGAACATCAATAAATAATTAGATATGTTCATTTTGGTTTCCCTTCTTTCCTTAAAGTTCTAAAGTTATAAGTTGAAAACCTTGTTCTAAAAATAATTTAAGACAGGCATCTACAACCTTATTGTCATAAAGGATTCCTCTATTCTTCTTGATTTCCTCAAGGGCAGCCTCAATGCCCAGGGAAGGACGGTAAGGTCGATGTGAAGCCATGGATTCCACCACATCGGCAACGGCCAGAATGCGTGACTCCAGAAGGGTTTTTTCCGCAAACAGCTTACTCGGATAACCCGAACCATTCACTCTTTCATGATGCTCCAGAACTATCCTGGCAACGGGCCAGGGGAAGTCAATGTCCTTCAATATATCGTAACCGGCCTGAGGATGGAGTTTGATGATACTGAACTCGATATCCGTTAGTTTTCTTGGTTTGCTGAGAATTTCTGACGGGATGGATATCTTGCCAAGATCATGGATGGTAGCGGCCATGCTTATTCCATTGATTATATCAATAGGAAGGTTCATATCTGTGGCAATAGCACGAGCCAGATCAGCCACCCTTCGTTGATGACCAGCCGTGTAAGGATCCCTCGTTTCAACGGTTACGGCAATAGCCTGAACAGTCGCTTCCAATGCCTTTCTTATCCGATCCTCCGTAATTTTTCGGTCGGTAATATCATGGAGATTAATAATTCCACCTTCAATCACTGCATCGCGCACCAGGCTGCTTCCCACACCATCGAATGTGCGCCAGCTTCCATCCTTGTGTTGAAGACGTACTTCAGCTCGCGTAACAGAGGTGTTTGTATTATTTTCCAATGTAGTGACCGCATCGATTACGATGCTCAAGTCATCCGGATGAATACGCTCAAATATGCTTGAGCCGATCCTTTCTTCAGGTTTGAATCCCAAAGTTCTTTCGACCGCCGGATTTTCATAAGTTATGACTCTTTCCCGATTCACGAGAACAATAATATCTGAAGACTGCTCTGCAAGAGTCCGAAACATTTGTTCCTCGCTTCGTAATTTATCCTCTTCCAATTTGCGTTCAATCGCGTAACGAATAGAGCGACTGAGCAAACAACCATTCATCTGCCCTTTGATCAAATAATCCTGGGCGCCGGCCTTTACTGCTGCAATCGCCAGTTCTTCATCGCTCAGGCCTGTCTGGATAATGATGGGAATTTTGTTGTTTTCGGATAAGATAGCGTGGAGCGTATCAATCCCATGAGAGTCAGGTAAACCGAGATCCAAGAGGACGACATCGATACAATCGCCTTTCAGACATTCCATACTTTTTGAAAGCCTGTCAGCATGAACAATCTCGAAAAAATTACGGCTGTCTTCTGACAGCATCTCTTGAATCAGCCTGACATCACCCGGATTGTCCTCAATTAACAAAACCCTGATATGCTTTTCGTTCATCTCCATATCCTCATCTATTTCATCGAAAGTTAAACAATAATTAGCTAATAACTTTTAATTGCTTTGAGGACTTCAATAAAACATGCACCATATACAAGCTTCGCACGGAGATTAGAATTTCAGAATATCTGCCTCTGCTTTTGAACAGCTAATGCTGCCATAAATTTGGTCTTAGAATTGACTTGCTTTATGAATATCATGCCATAAATTTAAATTAATGCCAGTTATATAATAATCAATGGAAAAGTTGATGAACTGAGAAAATAAACAAAATACCATTAAAGGAAGAAATTCATCAATCCCGGCAAGCTAAGCTATTGGAATACTAAGAATGTCTTTAATATCCTCCGCTTACGGCTGGATAACCCTGACAGCACTGGCTACAGGATACTTCGACTTACAGGTTGCAGTTCACTTCGTTCCTGAACAAGGTGTCACTAATCCCGCGTCGCTACGCTCCTGGGATAGTTCGACTTACAGGTTGCAGTTCACTTCGTTCCTGCGACCTGAGTCTCACTAAGTACGCCTTCCAGCTCCGTTCCACATTTGGGGCATTTATTGCCCTGCAAGTTATTGCGGACAATCCTAAAACCGTAGCGTTCGATCAAAAGATTCCCGCAATTAAAGCAATAAGTGTTTTCACCTTCATCTCCCGGTACATTACCGCTATATACATATTTTAATCCGGCCTGTTTTCCTATTTCTACAGCGCGATGCAACAAGGCAACCGGAGTTGCCGGCAGATTCTGCATTTTGAATTGAGGATGAAAACGGCTTATATGCCAGGGAGTTTCTACTCCCAAATTAGCAATAAATTGCGCGATGTCTTTTAGTTCTTCTTCGCTGTCATTTAAGGTGGGAATAAGCAATGTGGTTATCTCCACCCATATCCCCTTCTCTTTCATTTTTTTTAAACTTTCCAGAACCGGATTTAACCGGGCTCCGCATTTTTTCTTGTAAAAATCGTCGCGGAAAGATTTCAAATCCACATTGGCAGCGGATAAATAAGGAGCTATTGTTTCAATTGCTTCGGTTGTCATAAAACCGTTGGTGACAAAAACATTTATTAAGCCGTTTTCTGCGGCGATTTTTGCGGTATCGTAAGCCAGCTCAAAATAAATTGTTGGTTCTGTATAGGTATAGGCGATTGTTTTCGATCCGCTTTTTTTTGCTCTTGCCACTATTTCCGTCGGCAGAAAATCATCGCCGGTTATCATGCGCGTGGTACGCGGCATTTGTGAAATGTCGTGATTCTGGCAAAAATCACAGCTGAAATTGCATCCCACCGTGGCAATGGAATAGGATCTGGAAGCGGGACACACATGAAAGAAAGGTTTTTTTTCGATGGGATCAATATTTTCGGCTATCAGTGTTCCATAAACCAGTGAGTACAGAACGCCTTCTCTATTTTCCCTTACTCCGCACACACCCCGCTTATCTGGCTTAATCGCGCATCTATGAGCGCACAGATTGCAGCGCACCTGTCCTTCAGAAAGTTTTTCATAAAGCATCGCTTCTTTAATCATTTATCCGCCTGCCTTAAGTTTTTCCCGAATAGCTTCAGGGGCTGTGTTTCTGGCTTTAGCTTCCAGTTTAAATGATTCCATAATCGGGCTCTGCGCCGTCCTGTAAGTGTATTTAACAGGAAATATCAGGCCAACAAAAGCGCCAAAGGGATTTTTTCGGAGTGGGAAAATTTCCTCCAACCCCTCGAAAAAATAATGAACAATATTGGGGAAATAAACGACACTGCCCCATTTAATAGCAGCATCGCCGGCGCAATTTTTTACCATAGTTTTAATTTCAGGAAAACTAAAAAAACGCATTTCCCGCGAAAGGGGGAACCCAAACATTTCTTTCAATCCCTGCTTTGTACCCGCGAAAGAATAAACATTTATAAATCCGATAAAGACCCGACCGCGGCAAACTCTTATTGCTTCTTCAATTATTTTTTGCGGATTAGCAGAGATTTCCAGAACATTAATCAAAGTTACGATGTCAAATTCATTGTCGGAAAAGGGAATGTCTTCAGGTTGAGCCAGAATCAGTTCGACATGGTCGCCGTATTTTTGCCGGACAACATCCAGTTTTTCTTTGGAAGAATCAATTCCTGTTAAAGAACACCATTTATCCTGAAAAAATTGTAAATTGTCCCCAGCGCCACAGCCCACATCAAGAATTCTTTCGCCAGCCAGCGGAGCTACTAAATCCAGAATCAGTTCTTTCTGACGCGAAATAATATAATTTCTTCGCAGTGTCTTCAGTTGTTCATCGGATAATTGGGTTGACTTTTGATCTGAAAACATTTCCATTGTCTCCGGCGAATTCTATATTAAATTATGTATGAAAATTTATACCCTGTTTTTTTATAAAATAAATTCTTTTGATTTCTGTTTTCAACCGCCAATCGCCGACATATTCCGGCATTTCTTTAAACTGTTTTCCGTGCAGATCAGATCATGTTGCTTAGGTTTTAGTAATACGGCATCCCAGAAAAGTTTTTCCAATTCCGCATCGCTGCAATTTTCCCGTAGAGCCGTTTTCAAGTCAACTTCTTTTTCGTTAAGAAGGCAAACCCTCAATTTACCATCAGAAGTCAGGCGCAAACGATTACAGGTTGAACAAAAATGGTCGCTCACCGGATTAATAAAACCGATTTCACCACGTCCGCCTTTTATCTTATATATTTTGGCAGGACCATCGGATTTATTTTTCTTGTTTTTTATCTGTTCCAGTTTGTAGCTTTGTCTGATTTTATCAATTAATTGCGATGTCGGTATATAATCTTCACCATAATCCAGATTTGTTTTTCCAACCGGCATTAATTCAATAAATCGAACCTGAAAGGGTTTGTCTGCGGCTAGTCGGGCAAAGTTCAGAGCTTCATCATCATTAAAACCTTTAATGGCGACTGTGTTGATTTTTATCGGGGCAAAACCGACTTCTTCAGCCCGGGCAATTCCACGCAAAACGGCATCCAAATCTCCGCCGTTAGTAATATGAAAATACTTATCTTTATTTAGAGAATCAAGGCTGATATTTATGCGGCAAATTCCGGCATCAAAAATTTTTTGGGCGAATTCTTCCAGAAGAATGCCGTTTGTTGTCAGGCTTATGTCTCGCAAACCGTCGATTTTTTTCAGTTCGGCAATAAAATCAACAAAGCCCTTGCGGACTAATGGTTCGCCTCCTGTTACCCGCACCTTGACCAATCCCATTTTTACAGCAACGGAAACAATGCGGATTATTTCCTCATAACGCAGAATGTCGTCATGCCCCTGCAAAGATATTCCCTCTTTGGGGCGGCAATAACTGCAATGTAAATTACACCTGTCAGTTATGGAAACTCGCAGGTAATTTATTTCTCTGTTGAATTTATCAAGCATTATCTTTAAAAACCTTTGCTTTTTTATTGCGAAATTCCAATTTAATGAGACTCGCTAAAAATAAATCCCGACAAGTCGGGATGAAGTTTAAAGTGTAAGTCGAATTATACTACATCAATGTGGATGAATATCCCAACGTATGCTTTGGGGTTCATACCCGTGATTATGCCCTAAATAGCACAATCTGACGATTCAAGCCAAATAAATGTTTCTTGACAGAGCACTTATTCTTTATTAAGCAAAGGCCAAGTTATTATCCTGCCCGTTGTTTTAAACAGATCACGCCAGGACATAGTAAAAAAATCCGGAGTTATTATGGAAAGAATACCGATTACAAAAGCAGGCTTTGAAAGATTGAAAAAGGATTTGGAAACAATAAAAAACATATCTATTCCTGAAAATGTTCGCGATATTGAGACTGCACGTGCACATGGTGACATTTCAGAAAACGCTGAATATACTGCCGCTAAAGAAAGACAGTCTTTTCTTTATGGAAAGGTGCAGGAGTTGGAACATCAGCTGGCAATGTCCAATATTGTTAATTTAAAAGGATTAACCACTGAAAAAGTGGTTTTCGGCTGTTACGTAAGCATGGAAGATATCGACAGCGGCGAAGAAATAAAATATCAACTTCTCGGCCCCTATGAATCCGACATCAATCAAAACAAAATTTCTGTAACATCTCCCATCGGCAAAGCTCTCATTGGTAAAAAAATTGGCAGTGAAATTACGGTGCAAACACCCGGTGGCATAAGAAATTTCGAAATAATAGATATTTCGATTGAATAAGATTAAACTTTTTTCTTCTTAATCGACGTCATAGCTTGTTTGATCTCTTCCTTTACGTTATCCTTGCTTTCCTTAGAAAATTGTTCCAGTCCGACCATCGCTTCTTTGTCGCCGATACGCCCCAAAGCCCAGGCTATCATACATCTGACGCGCTCATCAGAATTTTCTTTAAAGGCCAAAATGAGCTCGGCGACATAAACCGGATTAAGGCTATTACCCATAGCGCGAGCCACATTCATCTTCCAGCGCCAGATATCATCGGTTGACATGTAAAACATATGAGGCCAGATTTTCTTTTCGAAGTATGGTTTATCCATATGCAACAGGCAGGAAAGATCGAAATTCGCTGCTTTTGCTAAAACACGGGGATTTTGCGGTTTTTCCTGGACCGTCCAAGGGGTATTGCGAGGACAAACATTCTGACAACGATCACATCCATAAATATTCATACCCATAGGTTCGCGGAGTTCAAGTGGAGTAAGACCATCACCGTAATATGTTAAGAAGGAAATGCAGCGACGGGGATCAATCTTTCCACCTCCTTGGAGAGCGTGTGTAGGACACGCCGCCACGCAGGCATTGCGGCACCAGTCGGGACAGCCAATAGAAACCTCCGGTTGGTCCGCGACAAATTCATGATCAATTACAAGGGCAATGGGAAAAACAAACGAAC
It encodes the following:
- a CDS encoding TonB-dependent receptor, coding for MNISNYLLMFRKISQSLSGAFKKVLHDTALFEYCGKVTFLPHHRRIPVKIILSAAVVVFLASPVFSDEIKKGPQLGHDLTEMSIENLMNIEVTIVSKEPNKYFETPAAIYVITDEDIRRSGATNIPEVLRMAPGVDVERIDSNKWAVSIRGTATRLTRTVLVLIDGRSIYTPVFGGVYWEDNDVMLADVERIEIVRGPGGTYWGANAISGIVNIITKSAKDTQGGIVSLGAGTLERIFGNVRYGGKSKGGLYYRVYAKYSDRDGLNHDNPDMDKYDEWQMGQVGFRADKDLSENDSLTVHGDFHSARIGLYGSVSSYSAPYSQIVTDKDDSYGGNVVARWQRKLGEKSDLAFQIYYDKVNHQDILYNSDTDIVDLDFQHRFPWIWRQQITWGVGYRFTNSKTSGLDTSFFRPEDETFNLYSAFIQDDIELIRNRLHFILGSKIEHNDVTGFVIQPSARLLWTPTSEQTFWASASRSVRTPSRFDYEYQSTTFGGLVGGVVPAYSRIIYLNDQPQDLIAYELGHRIIFGSKFSLDTAVHYDIIFETPSIEQGTPFIYVETTPAPAHYIVQYNVDHKLMAKAFGGEVSAEYRPFKWWRITASQSIFYLHIFKDADSTDLRDMSDMEKVVPRHQSILRSYLDLPANMNLSAMFRYVDNISTLDIPSYCSLDIRLAWKVKPNIELSVVGQNLLDNEHPENSVESEIPRGFYTKIQWQW
- a CDS encoding histidine kinase; translated protein: MEMNEKHIRVLLIEDNPGDVRLIQEMLSEDSRNFFEIVHADRLSKSMECLKGDCIDVVLLDLGLPDSHGIDTLHAILSENNKIPIIIQTGLSDEELAIAAVKAGAQDYLIKGQMNGCLLSRSIRYAIERKLEEDKLRSEEQMFRTLAEQSSDIIVLVNRERVITYENPAVERTLGFKPEERIGSSIFERIHPDDLSIVIDAVTTLENNTNTSVTRAEVRLQHKDGSWRTFDGVGSSLVRDAVIEGGIINLHDITDRKITEDRIRKALEATVQAIAVTVETRDPYTAGHQRRVADLARAIATDMNLPIDIINGISMAATIHDLGKISIPSEILSKPRKLTDIEFSIIKLHPQAGYDILKDIDFPWPVARIVLEHHERVNGSGYPSKLFAEKTLLESRILAVADVVESMASHRPYRPSLGIEAALEEIKKNRGILYDNKVVDACLKLFLEQGFQLITLEL
- the amrS gene encoding AmmeMemoRadiSam system radical SAM enzyme; this translates as MKEAMLYEKLSEGQVRCNLCAHRCAIKPDKRGVCGVRENREGVLYSLVYGTLIAENIDPIEKKPFFHVCPASRSYSIATVGCNFSCDFCQNHDISQMPRTTRMITGDDFLPTEIVARAKKSGSKTIAYTYTEPTIYFELAYDTAKIAAENGLINVFVTNGFMTTEAIETIAPYLSAANVDLKSFRDDFYKKKCGARLNPVLESLKKMKEKGIWVEITTLLIPTLNDSEEELKDIAQFIANLGVETPWHISRFHPQFKMQNLPATPVALLHRAVEIGKQAGLKYVYSGNVPGDEGENTYCFNCGNLLIERYGFRIVRNNLQGNKCPKCGTELEGVLSETQVAGTK
- the moaA gene encoding GTP 3',8-cyclase MoaA, whose protein sequence is MLDKFNREINYLRVSITDRCNLHCSYCRPKEGISLQGHDDILRYEEIIRIVSVAVKMGLVKVRVTGGEPLVRKGFVDFIAELKKIDGLRDISLTTNGILLEEFAQKIFDAGICRINISLDSLNKDKYFHITNGGDLDAVLRGIARAEEVGFAPIKINTVAIKGFNDDEALNFARLAADKPFQVRFIELMPVGKTNLDYGEDYIPTSQLIDKIRQSYKLEQIKNKKNKSDGPAKIYKIKGGRGEIGFINPVSDHFCSTCNRLRLTSDGKLRVCLLNEKEVDLKTALRENCSDAELEKLFWDAVLLKPKQHDLICTENSLKKCRNMSAIGG
- a CDS encoding transcription elongation factor GreA, with the translated sequence MERIPITKAGFERLKKDLETIKNISIPENVRDIETARAHGDISENAEYTAAKERQSFLYGKVQELEHQLAMSNIVNLKGLTTEKVVFGCYVSMEDIDSGEEIKYQLLGPYESDINQNKISVTSPIGKALIGKKIGSEITVQTPGGIRNFEIIDISIE
- a CDS encoding epoxyqueuosine reductase — translated: MITKKDIIAEAKRLKFADIGFTDAKPFDSQREYLLAHQEEYGWAEAIGLSLIAGTDPKNILPQAKSIIVLLESYFEESYPLQLERHFGRCYLDDDRVTKDGLALRIKVFRKFLQANGIDSKVPFNLPHRLSAARAGLGSFGKNCLFYARRVARTSSFVFPIALVIDHEFVADQPEVSIGCPDWCRNACVAACPTHALQGGGKIDPRRCISFLTYYGDGLTPLELREPMGMNIYGCDRCQNVCPRNTPWTVQEKPQNPRVLAKAANFDLSCLLHMDKPYFEKKIWPHMFYMSTDDIWRWKMNVARAMGNSLNPVYVAELILAFKENSDERVRCMIAWALGRIGDKEAMVGLEQFSKESKDNVKEEIKQAMTSIKKKKV